In a genomic window of Sarcophilus harrisii chromosome 4, mSarHar1.11, whole genome shotgun sequence:
- the RFX5 gene encoding DNA-binding protein RFX5 isoform X2, with translation MAEDEPDAKSPKTGGAAPGSGDAGEPTTLLQKLRGSISKAVQSKVEGILQDVQRFSDNDKLYLYLQLPSGPSGGDKSLEPSALSHDEYMYAYRWIRNHLEEHTATCLPKQDVYDAYRRYCESLACCRPLSTANFGKIIREIFPDIKARRLGGRGQSKYCYSGIRRKTLVSMPPLPGLDLKGSESPEVGPEVGPGPRDELVEAACALTCDWAERILKRSFSSIVEVARFLLQQHLISARSAHAHLLMAMVLADEPDRPPRDPSSATKNGLENPDGRAYKGQPQPPKELEARTGSAPPLRGERKKAAETSAPVASSPQVNALVARLPVLLPRVPQPQLPRPLRVSPPVLAPKLPSGTLKVTTLPLPSGAGVSRGTLPIINMILPTVSAVPIPGRAPQESPTPTQGLEKNREVGPGLGKGMKRTAEVPMSDPRGQELTAKALNQDPEEIDAKRKRGRPRKKSNSEGEQSSSSEKPLPAADSAHSPRVPQDSWGFGGESDLARGSMGKEEERKVPSLGQEDSTDFKGGREPSAQYAKEIGDRSLVTSKVSVIRGNRSWEEGLQSMGKEAAEPIGQGNEDPKGTGSQGSLFFGHKDPKATPP, from the exons ATGGCAGAAGATGAACCTGATGCTAAAAGCCCCAAGACCGGTGGCGCAGCCCCTGGGAGTGGAGATGCCGGAGAGCCCACCACTCTCCTGCAGAAGCTCCGAGGGTCCATCTC CAAGGCCGTGCAGAGCAAAGTAGAGGGGATCCTG CAAGATGTGCAGAGATTCTCGGACAACGACAAGCTGTATCTTTACCTTCAGCTCCCCTCGGGCCCCAGTGGTGGAGATAAAAG CCTGGAACCAAGTGCACTCAGCCACGATGAGTACATGTATGCCTACAGATGGATTCGAAACCACCTGGAGGAGCACACGGCCACATGTTTGCCAAAGCAGGATGTTTACGATGCTTATAG AAGGTACTGTGAGAGCTTAGCCTGCTGCCGCCCACTCAGCACTGCCAACTTTGGCAAAATCATTCGGGAAATCTTCCCTGACATCAAGGCTCGGAGGCTGGGAGGCCGGGGCCAATCCAA ATACTGCTACAGTGGTATCCGAAGAAAGACCCTGGTATCTATGCCACCCTTGCCTGGACTTGACCTCAAGGGCTCAGAGAGT CCAGAGGTGGGCCCAGAAGTAGGCCCAGGTCCCCGGGACGAACTAGTGGAAGCGGCCTGTGCCCTGACCTGTGACTGGGCGGAGCGCATCTTGAAGCGCTCCTTCAGCTCCATCGTCGAGGTGGCCCGGTTCCTGCTGCAGCAGCATCTCATCTCTGCCCGATCTGCTCATGCACATCTGCTCATGGCCATGGTGCTTGCTG ATGAACCTGATCGGCCTCCACGGGATCCCTCCTCTGCTACCAAGAATGGTCTGGAGAACCCAGATGGAAGAGCCTACAAAGGGCAGCCCCAG cCCCCCAAGGAGCTGGAGGCCCGAACTGGGTCTGCCCCCCCACTTCGGGGGGAGCGTAAGAAAGCTGCAGAAACCTCAGCCCCGGTGGCCAGCAGCCCCCAAGTGAATGCTCTAGTTGCCCGACTACCTGTGCTCCTCCCCCGGGTGCCCCAGCCCCAACTTCCTCGGCCACTCCGAGTCTCCCCACCAGTCCTAGCCCCCAAACTTCCCTCAGGTACCTTAAAAGTCACTACATTGCCTTTGCCCAGTGGGGCCGGGGTATCCCGGGGAACTCTGCCCATCATCAACATGATCTTGCCCACTGTATCTGCTGTGCCTATACCTGGGAGAGCTCCACAGGAAAGTCCTACCCCGACCCAAGGCCTTGAGAAAAACAGGGAGGTGGGCCCCGGGCTGGGCAAGGGTATGAAGAGGACAGCTGAAGTGCCTATGAGTGACCCCAGAGGACAGGAGCTAACTGCCAAAGCATTGAACCAGGATCCAGAAGAAATCGATGCCAAGCGTAAAAGAGGGCGTCCTCGAAAGAAATCAAACAGTGAGGGGGAGCAGAGCTCCTCCTCTGAGAAACCACTGCCCGCTGCAGACTCGGCCCATTCCCCCAGGGTACCACAGGACTCTTGGGGCTTTGGAGGGGAGAGTGACCTGGCTAGAGGGTCaatgggaaaggaggaggagagaaaagtgcCTTCTCTTGGCCAGGAAGATAGCACTGATTTCAAGGGAGGAAGGGAACCTAGTGCCCAATATGCCAAAGAAATAGGGGATAGAAGTCTGGTCACTTCTAAAGTGAGTGTCATCAGGGGCAACAGAAGCTGGGAGGAGGGCCTCCAGTCCATGGGTAAAGAGGCAGCAGAACCCATAGGGCAAGGTAATGAAGATCCAAAAGGAACAGGATCTCAAGGCTCCTTATTCTTTGGACATAAAGATCCCAAAGCCACACCCCCTTAG
- the RFX5 gene encoding DNA-binding protein RFX5 isoform X1, producing the protein MAEDEPDAKSPKTGGAAPGSGDAGEPTTLLQKLRGSISKAVQSKVEGILQDVQRFSDNDKLYLYLQLPSGPSGGDKSSLEPSALSHDEYMYAYRWIRNHLEEHTATCLPKQDVYDAYRRYCESLACCRPLSTANFGKIIREIFPDIKARRLGGRGQSKYCYSGIRRKTLVSMPPLPGLDLKGSESPEVGPEVGPGPRDELVEAACALTCDWAERILKRSFSSIVEVARFLLQQHLISARSAHAHLLMAMVLADEPDRPPRDPSSATKNGLENPDGRAYKGQPQPPKELEARTGSAPPLRGERKKAAETSAPVASSPQVNALVARLPVLLPRVPQPQLPRPLRVSPPVLAPKLPSGTLKVTTLPLPSGAGVSRGTLPIINMILPTVSAVPIPGRAPQESPTPTQGLEKNREVGPGLGKGMKRTAEVPMSDPRGQELTAKALNQDPEEIDAKRKRGRPRKKSNSEGEQSSSSEKPLPAADSAHSPRVPQDSWGFGGESDLARGSMGKEEERKVPSLGQEDSTDFKGGREPSAQYAKEIGDRSLVTSKVSVIRGNRSWEEGLQSMGKEAAEPIGQGNEDPKGTGSQGSLFFGHKDPKATPP; encoded by the exons ATGGCAGAAGATGAACCTGATGCTAAAAGCCCCAAGACCGGTGGCGCAGCCCCTGGGAGTGGAGATGCCGGAGAGCCCACCACTCTCCTGCAGAAGCTCCGAGGGTCCATCTC CAAGGCCGTGCAGAGCAAAGTAGAGGGGATCCTG CAAGATGTGCAGAGATTCTCGGACAACGACAAGCTGTATCTTTACCTTCAGCTCCCCTCGGGCCCCAGTGGTGGAGATAAAAG CAGCCTGGAACCAAGTGCACTCAGCCACGATGAGTACATGTATGCCTACAGATGGATTCGAAACCACCTGGAGGAGCACACGGCCACATGTTTGCCAAAGCAGGATGTTTACGATGCTTATAG AAGGTACTGTGAGAGCTTAGCCTGCTGCCGCCCACTCAGCACTGCCAACTTTGGCAAAATCATTCGGGAAATCTTCCCTGACATCAAGGCTCGGAGGCTGGGAGGCCGGGGCCAATCCAA ATACTGCTACAGTGGTATCCGAAGAAAGACCCTGGTATCTATGCCACCCTTGCCTGGACTTGACCTCAAGGGCTCAGAGAGT CCAGAGGTGGGCCCAGAAGTAGGCCCAGGTCCCCGGGACGAACTAGTGGAAGCGGCCTGTGCCCTGACCTGTGACTGGGCGGAGCGCATCTTGAAGCGCTCCTTCAGCTCCATCGTCGAGGTGGCCCGGTTCCTGCTGCAGCAGCATCTCATCTCTGCCCGATCTGCTCATGCACATCTGCTCATGGCCATGGTGCTTGCTG ATGAACCTGATCGGCCTCCACGGGATCCCTCCTCTGCTACCAAGAATGGTCTGGAGAACCCAGATGGAAGAGCCTACAAAGGGCAGCCCCAG cCCCCCAAGGAGCTGGAGGCCCGAACTGGGTCTGCCCCCCCACTTCGGGGGGAGCGTAAGAAAGCTGCAGAAACCTCAGCCCCGGTGGCCAGCAGCCCCCAAGTGAATGCTCTAGTTGCCCGACTACCTGTGCTCCTCCCCCGGGTGCCCCAGCCCCAACTTCCTCGGCCACTCCGAGTCTCCCCACCAGTCCTAGCCCCCAAACTTCCCTCAGGTACCTTAAAAGTCACTACATTGCCTTTGCCCAGTGGGGCCGGGGTATCCCGGGGAACTCTGCCCATCATCAACATGATCTTGCCCACTGTATCTGCTGTGCCTATACCTGGGAGAGCTCCACAGGAAAGTCCTACCCCGACCCAAGGCCTTGAGAAAAACAGGGAGGTGGGCCCCGGGCTGGGCAAGGGTATGAAGAGGACAGCTGAAGTGCCTATGAGTGACCCCAGAGGACAGGAGCTAACTGCCAAAGCATTGAACCAGGATCCAGAAGAAATCGATGCCAAGCGTAAAAGAGGGCGTCCTCGAAAGAAATCAAACAGTGAGGGGGAGCAGAGCTCCTCCTCTGAGAAACCACTGCCCGCTGCAGACTCGGCCCATTCCCCCAGGGTACCACAGGACTCTTGGGGCTTTGGAGGGGAGAGTGACCTGGCTAGAGGGTCaatgggaaaggaggaggagagaaaagtgcCTTCTCTTGGCCAGGAAGATAGCACTGATTTCAAGGGAGGAAGGGAACCTAGTGCCCAATATGCCAAAGAAATAGGGGATAGAAGTCTGGTCACTTCTAAAGTGAGTGTCATCAGGGGCAACAGAAGCTGGGAGGAGGGCCTCCAGTCCATGGGTAAAGAGGCAGCAGAACCCATAGGGCAAGGTAATGAAGATCCAAAAGGAACAGGATCTCAAGGCTCCTTATTCTTTGGACATAAAGATCCCAAAGCCACACCCCCTTAG
- the RFX5 gene encoding DNA-binding protein RFX5 isoform X4 — MAEDEPDAKSPKTGGAAPGSGDAGEPTTLLQKLRGSISKAVQSKVEGILQDVQRFSDNDKLYLYLQLPSGPSGGDKSLEPSALSHDEYMYAYRWIRNHLEEHTATCLPKQDVYDAYRYCYSGIRRKTLVSMPPLPGLDLKGSESPEVGPEVGPGPRDELVEAACALTCDWAERILKRSFSSIVEVARFLLQQHLISARSAHAHLLMAMVLADEPDRPPRDPSSATKNGLENPDGRAYKGQPQPPKELEARTGSAPPLRGERKKAAETSAPVASSPQVNALVARLPVLLPRVPQPQLPRPLRVSPPVLAPKLPSGTLKVTTLPLPSGAGVSRGTLPIINMILPTVSAVPIPGRAPQESPTPTQGLEKNREVGPGLGKGMKRTAEVPMSDPRGQELTAKALNQDPEEIDAKRKRGRPRKKSNSEGEQSSSSEKPLPAADSAHSPRVPQDSWGFGGESDLARGSMGKEEERKVPSLGQEDSTDFKGGREPSAQYAKEIGDRSLVTSKVSVIRGNRSWEEGLQSMGKEAAEPIGQGNEDPKGTGSQGSLFFGHKDPKATPP, encoded by the exons ATGGCAGAAGATGAACCTGATGCTAAAAGCCCCAAGACCGGTGGCGCAGCCCCTGGGAGTGGAGATGCCGGAGAGCCCACCACTCTCCTGCAGAAGCTCCGAGGGTCCATCTC CAAGGCCGTGCAGAGCAAAGTAGAGGGGATCCTG CAAGATGTGCAGAGATTCTCGGACAACGACAAGCTGTATCTTTACCTTCAGCTCCCCTCGGGCCCCAGTGGTGGAGATAAAAG CCTGGAACCAAGTGCACTCAGCCACGATGAGTACATGTATGCCTACAGATGGATTCGAAACCACCTGGAGGAGCACACGGCCACATGTTTGCCAAAGCAGGATGTTTACGATGCTTATAG ATACTGCTACAGTGGTATCCGAAGAAAGACCCTGGTATCTATGCCACCCTTGCCTGGACTTGACCTCAAGGGCTCAGAGAGT CCAGAGGTGGGCCCAGAAGTAGGCCCAGGTCCCCGGGACGAACTAGTGGAAGCGGCCTGTGCCCTGACCTGTGACTGGGCGGAGCGCATCTTGAAGCGCTCCTTCAGCTCCATCGTCGAGGTGGCCCGGTTCCTGCTGCAGCAGCATCTCATCTCTGCCCGATCTGCTCATGCACATCTGCTCATGGCCATGGTGCTTGCTG ATGAACCTGATCGGCCTCCACGGGATCCCTCCTCTGCTACCAAGAATGGTCTGGAGAACCCAGATGGAAGAGCCTACAAAGGGCAGCCCCAG cCCCCCAAGGAGCTGGAGGCCCGAACTGGGTCTGCCCCCCCACTTCGGGGGGAGCGTAAGAAAGCTGCAGAAACCTCAGCCCCGGTGGCCAGCAGCCCCCAAGTGAATGCTCTAGTTGCCCGACTACCTGTGCTCCTCCCCCGGGTGCCCCAGCCCCAACTTCCTCGGCCACTCCGAGTCTCCCCACCAGTCCTAGCCCCCAAACTTCCCTCAGGTACCTTAAAAGTCACTACATTGCCTTTGCCCAGTGGGGCCGGGGTATCCCGGGGAACTCTGCCCATCATCAACATGATCTTGCCCACTGTATCTGCTGTGCCTATACCTGGGAGAGCTCCACAGGAAAGTCCTACCCCGACCCAAGGCCTTGAGAAAAACAGGGAGGTGGGCCCCGGGCTGGGCAAGGGTATGAAGAGGACAGCTGAAGTGCCTATGAGTGACCCCAGAGGACAGGAGCTAACTGCCAAAGCATTGAACCAGGATCCAGAAGAAATCGATGCCAAGCGTAAAAGAGGGCGTCCTCGAAAGAAATCAAACAGTGAGGGGGAGCAGAGCTCCTCCTCTGAGAAACCACTGCCCGCTGCAGACTCGGCCCATTCCCCCAGGGTACCACAGGACTCTTGGGGCTTTGGAGGGGAGAGTGACCTGGCTAGAGGGTCaatgggaaaggaggaggagagaaaagtgcCTTCTCTTGGCCAGGAAGATAGCACTGATTTCAAGGGAGGAAGGGAACCTAGTGCCCAATATGCCAAAGAAATAGGGGATAGAAGTCTGGTCACTTCTAAAGTGAGTGTCATCAGGGGCAACAGAAGCTGGGAGGAGGGCCTCCAGTCCATGGGTAAAGAGGCAGCAGAACCCATAGGGCAAGGTAATGAAGATCCAAAAGGAACAGGATCTCAAGGCTCCTTATTCTTTGGACATAAAGATCCCAAAGCCACACCCCCTTAG
- the RFX5 gene encoding DNA-binding protein RFX5 isoform X3: protein MAEDEPDAKSPKTGGAAPGSGDAGEPTTLLQKLRGSISKAVQSKVEGILQDVQRFSDNDKLYLYLQLPSGPSGGDKSSLEPSALSHDEYMYAYRWIRNHLEEHTATCLPKQDVYDAYRYCYSGIRRKTLVSMPPLPGLDLKGSESPEVGPEVGPGPRDELVEAACALTCDWAERILKRSFSSIVEVARFLLQQHLISARSAHAHLLMAMVLADEPDRPPRDPSSATKNGLENPDGRAYKGQPQPPKELEARTGSAPPLRGERKKAAETSAPVASSPQVNALVARLPVLLPRVPQPQLPRPLRVSPPVLAPKLPSGTLKVTTLPLPSGAGVSRGTLPIINMILPTVSAVPIPGRAPQESPTPTQGLEKNREVGPGLGKGMKRTAEVPMSDPRGQELTAKALNQDPEEIDAKRKRGRPRKKSNSEGEQSSSSEKPLPAADSAHSPRVPQDSWGFGGESDLARGSMGKEEERKVPSLGQEDSTDFKGGREPSAQYAKEIGDRSLVTSKVSVIRGNRSWEEGLQSMGKEAAEPIGQGNEDPKGTGSQGSLFFGHKDPKATPP from the exons ATGGCAGAAGATGAACCTGATGCTAAAAGCCCCAAGACCGGTGGCGCAGCCCCTGGGAGTGGAGATGCCGGAGAGCCCACCACTCTCCTGCAGAAGCTCCGAGGGTCCATCTC CAAGGCCGTGCAGAGCAAAGTAGAGGGGATCCTG CAAGATGTGCAGAGATTCTCGGACAACGACAAGCTGTATCTTTACCTTCAGCTCCCCTCGGGCCCCAGTGGTGGAGATAAAAG CAGCCTGGAACCAAGTGCACTCAGCCACGATGAGTACATGTATGCCTACAGATGGATTCGAAACCACCTGGAGGAGCACACGGCCACATGTTTGCCAAAGCAGGATGTTTACGATGCTTATAG ATACTGCTACAGTGGTATCCGAAGAAAGACCCTGGTATCTATGCCACCCTTGCCTGGACTTGACCTCAAGGGCTCAGAGAGT CCAGAGGTGGGCCCAGAAGTAGGCCCAGGTCCCCGGGACGAACTAGTGGAAGCGGCCTGTGCCCTGACCTGTGACTGGGCGGAGCGCATCTTGAAGCGCTCCTTCAGCTCCATCGTCGAGGTGGCCCGGTTCCTGCTGCAGCAGCATCTCATCTCTGCCCGATCTGCTCATGCACATCTGCTCATGGCCATGGTGCTTGCTG ATGAACCTGATCGGCCTCCACGGGATCCCTCCTCTGCTACCAAGAATGGTCTGGAGAACCCAGATGGAAGAGCCTACAAAGGGCAGCCCCAG cCCCCCAAGGAGCTGGAGGCCCGAACTGGGTCTGCCCCCCCACTTCGGGGGGAGCGTAAGAAAGCTGCAGAAACCTCAGCCCCGGTGGCCAGCAGCCCCCAAGTGAATGCTCTAGTTGCCCGACTACCTGTGCTCCTCCCCCGGGTGCCCCAGCCCCAACTTCCTCGGCCACTCCGAGTCTCCCCACCAGTCCTAGCCCCCAAACTTCCCTCAGGTACCTTAAAAGTCACTACATTGCCTTTGCCCAGTGGGGCCGGGGTATCCCGGGGAACTCTGCCCATCATCAACATGATCTTGCCCACTGTATCTGCTGTGCCTATACCTGGGAGAGCTCCACAGGAAAGTCCTACCCCGACCCAAGGCCTTGAGAAAAACAGGGAGGTGGGCCCCGGGCTGGGCAAGGGTATGAAGAGGACAGCTGAAGTGCCTATGAGTGACCCCAGAGGACAGGAGCTAACTGCCAAAGCATTGAACCAGGATCCAGAAGAAATCGATGCCAAGCGTAAAAGAGGGCGTCCTCGAAAGAAATCAAACAGTGAGGGGGAGCAGAGCTCCTCCTCTGAGAAACCACTGCCCGCTGCAGACTCGGCCCATTCCCCCAGGGTACCACAGGACTCTTGGGGCTTTGGAGGGGAGAGTGACCTGGCTAGAGGGTCaatgggaaaggaggaggagagaaaagtgcCTTCTCTTGGCCAGGAAGATAGCACTGATTTCAAGGGAGGAAGGGAACCTAGTGCCCAATATGCCAAAGAAATAGGGGATAGAAGTCTGGTCACTTCTAAAGTGAGTGTCATCAGGGGCAACAGAAGCTGGGAGGAGGGCCTCCAGTCCATGGGTAAAGAGGCAGCAGAACCCATAGGGCAAGGTAATGAAGATCCAAAAGGAACAGGATCTCAAGGCTCCTTATTCTTTGGACATAAAGATCCCAAAGCCACACCCCCTTAG